One Rhodoferax ferrireducens T118 DNA segment encodes these proteins:
- a CDS encoding HDOD domain-containing protein, translating to MSAPHVHLTDPLSGLAAWLSYFRSAEIPVLAETAEALEALRAREDDVDASMLSSVIQNDPLMTLKLLAHVGSKRRPDAATGTETITSALVMMGISPFFQHFGAQPTVEDRLQDQPLALEGLLDLLKRAERARLFALGFAVHRADLDAGAIQLAAFLHDFAEMLLWCHAPALALKMSEAQRVDPTLRSASIQRSVLNIELDDLRQALMQDWRLPELLVHISDGKHPDHPSVRNVLLAVRLARHTMLGWDNAALPDDIDDIASLLNVSPRIALAFVHKIDQSE from the coding sequence ATGTCGGCGCCTCATGTGCACCTGACGGATCCGCTGTCCGGGCTTGCGGCTTGGCTGAGCTACTTCCGTAGCGCCGAGATACCGGTACTGGCCGAGACCGCCGAGGCTCTGGAAGCGTTACGCGCCCGTGAGGATGATGTGGATGCGAGCATGTTGAGCTCGGTCATACAGAATGACCCGCTGATGACACTCAAGCTACTGGCGCATGTGGGCTCCAAGCGTCGGCCAGACGCAGCCACCGGCACCGAAACCATCACCAGCGCGCTGGTGATGATGGGCATTTCGCCATTTTTTCAGCACTTTGGCGCGCAACCCACGGTTGAAGATCGGCTGCAAGATCAGCCGCTGGCGCTTGAAGGTTTGCTTGATCTGCTGAAACGCGCCGAACGCGCCAGGCTTTTTGCATTGGGTTTTGCAGTGCATCGCGCTGACCTGGACGCCGGCGCCATCCAGCTGGCAGCGTTTTTGCATGACTTTGCCGAAATGTTGCTCTGGTGTCATGCGCCCGCCCTGGCGCTCAAGATGAGCGAGGCGCAGCGCGTCGACCCGACGCTGCGTTCTGCCAGCATCCAGCGTAGTGTGCTCAATATAGAGCTGGACGATTTGCGGCAAGCGCTGATGCAAGACTGGCGCCTGCCCGAACTGCTGGTGCACATCAGTGACGGCAAGCATCCCGACCACCCGAGCGTGCGCAACGTTCTGCTGGCCGTGCGGCTGGCCCGGCACACCATGCTCGGCTGGGACAATGCAGCCCTGCCCGACGACATTGACGACATCGCCAGCCTGCTCAACGTGTCGCCCCGCATTGCGCTGGCGTTTGTGCACAAGATTGATCAGTCAGAGTAA